In Populus nigra chromosome 1, ddPopNigr1.1, whole genome shotgun sequence, one genomic interval encodes:
- the LOC133687729 gene encoding plasma membrane-associated cation-binding protein 1-like, with protein MGYWKSKVLPKIKKVFEKDSTAKKAAAAEAIKNFDESKEEICKEFEEKRTELGPKVIEIFEASTAEIKTLVKDPKEAGLKKQTTSVQKFLDELVKIEFPGSKVVSEASSKFGPAYVSGPIFFVFEKVSTFIPVEEKAVEPPAPETKTEEATSSTEKEIVVEEEKKTEVVAAEASEKTEPVAEPPAKVEEAEPPKP; from the exons ATGGGGTATTGGAAATCAAAGGTTCTTCCAAAGATCAAGAAGGTTTTTGAGAAGGACAGTACAGCCAAGAAGGCAGCTGCAGCTGAAGCTATCAAGAACTTTGATGAGTCTAAG GAGGAAATCTGTAAGGAGTTTGAAGAGAAGAGGACTGAACTTGGACCTAAAGTGATAGAAATCTTTGAAGCTTCAACAGCTGAAATCAAA ACATTAGTTAAGGATCCCAAAGAAGCAGGATTAAAGAAGCAAACTACTTCAGTTCAAAAGTTCCTTGATGAGCTTGTTAAAATCg AGTTTCCAGGATCAAAAGTAGTATCTGAAGCATCGTCAAAATTTGGACCAGCCTATGTTTCGGGTCCTATTTTCTTCGTTTTTGAAAAAGTCTCAACCTTTATTCCGGTAGAGGAAAAGGCAGTTGAGCCACCAGCACCTGAAACAAAAACTGAAGAAGCAACTTCTAGCACAGAGAAGGAGATAGTagttgaagaagagaagaaaacagaGGTAGTAGCAGCGGAGGCTTCAGAGAAGACTGAACCAGTGGCTGAACCACCTGCCAAGGTGGAAGAAGCAGAACCACCAAAGCCATGA
- the LOC133680201 gene encoding transcription factor GTE1-like isoform X1, which produces MEHMIRSIRGSRNVGTGNIEVDNSEMEVFCGCIDRMFSKVNEFEQRVDAVERYYADNKELNTAKCSSILKDKIKKKHLMTVEKQQQDSEKITQDLMRQFAVIFRQITQHKWAWPFLEPVDVEGLCLHDYYEVIEKPMDFSTIKNRMEAKDGTGYKNVREIYADVRLVFKNAMKYNDERDDVHVMARTLLEKFEEKWLQLLPKVAEEEKRQEKEQTATLVATKLAEEASYANMAQDLSNELHGVDMQLERIREMVVRNSRKISTEEKKKLGTALTQLSHQDLIRALEIVAEHNPSFQATAQEVNLDMDTQSDVTLWRLKVFVQDALKVSGRNSGGTGMGCNSNINNDDNKAKININNKNRNSTASKRKGERCDAVTKASAKRTKKISLNSLNP; this is translated from the exons ATGGAACATATGATCAGATCTATTCGAGGTTCCAGAAATGTTGGAACTGGGAACATTGAAGTTGATAACTCGGAAATGGAGGTGTTTTGCGGTTGTATTGATCGAATGTTCTCAAAAGTTaatgag TTTGAGCAACGAGTAGATGCAGTTGAAAGATACTACGCAGATAATAAAGAACTAAATACTGCTAAATGTAGCTCAATTCTGAAGgataaaatcaagaagaaaCATTTGATGACCGTTGAGAAGCAACAGCAAGATTCTGAAAAGATAACGCAAGACCTCATGCGCCAGTTTGCAGTAATATTTCGCCAG ATCACTCAGCACAAGTGGGCATGGCCTTTTCTGGAACCAGTGGATGTTGAAGGTCTTTGTTTGCATGATTATTATGAG GTTATTGAAAAGCCAATGGACTTTAGTACAATAAAGAATAGAATGGAGGCTAAGGATGGCACTGGGTACAAGAATGTTCGGGAGATATATGCTGATGTTAGACTTGTTTTTAAGAATGCAATGAAATATAATGATGAAAGAGATGATGTCCATGTGATGGCCAGAACTTTGTTagaaaaatttgaagaaaaatggcTGCAACTTCTGCCTAAAGTTGCCGAAGAG gaaaaaagacaagaaaaggaGCAAACAGCAACTCTGGTGGCTACGAAACTAGCTGAGGAGGCTTCTTATGCTAACATGGCTCAGGATTTAAGCAATGAA CTGCATGGAGTTGATATGCAATTGGAGAGAATCAGAGAAATGGTGGTTCGCAACAGCAG AAAGATATCCacggaagagaagaagaaacttGGGACAGCGCTCACTCAATTATCTCATCAAGATCTGATTAGGGCACTGGAAATAGTTGCTGAGCATAATCCGAGCTTCCAAGCAACAGCTCAAGAGGTGAACCTTGACATGGATACTCAG AGTGATGTGACGTTATGGAGATTAAAGGTTTTTGTGCAAGATGCACTAAAAGTTTCTGGCAGGAATTCTGGGGGCACGGGTATGGGGTGCAACAGCAATATTAACAATGATGATAACAAGGCCAAgatcaacatcaacaacaagAACAGGAATTCCACTGCTTCCAAAAGGAAAGGAGAGAGGTGTGATGCCGTGACCAAGGCATCTGCCAAGAGGACGAAGAAGATCTCACTTAATTCCCTTAATCCATAG
- the LOC133680201 gene encoding transcription factor GTE1-like isoform X2 has translation MTVEKQQQDSEKITQDLMRQFAVIFRQITQHKWAWPFLEPVDVEGLCLHDYYEVIEKPMDFSTIKNRMEAKDGTGYKNVREIYADVRLVFKNAMKYNDERDDVHVMARTLLEKFEEKWLQLLPKVAEEEKRQEKEQTATLVATKLAEEASYANMAQDLSNELHGVDMQLERIREMVVRNSRKISTEEKKKLGTALTQLSHQDLIRALEIVAEHNPSFQATAQEVNLDMDTQSDVTLWRLKVFVQDALKVSGRNSGGTGMGCNSNINNDDNKAKININNKNRNSTASKRKGERCDAVTKASAKRTKKISLNSLNP, from the exons ATGACCGTTGAGAAGCAACAGCAAGATTCTGAAAAGATAACGCAAGACCTCATGCGCCAGTTTGCAGTAATATTTCGCCAG ATCACTCAGCACAAGTGGGCATGGCCTTTTCTGGAACCAGTGGATGTTGAAGGTCTTTGTTTGCATGATTATTATGAG GTTATTGAAAAGCCAATGGACTTTAGTACAATAAAGAATAGAATGGAGGCTAAGGATGGCACTGGGTACAAGAATGTTCGGGAGATATATGCTGATGTTAGACTTGTTTTTAAGAATGCAATGAAATATAATGATGAAAGAGATGATGTCCATGTGATGGCCAGAACTTTGTTagaaaaatttgaagaaaaatggcTGCAACTTCTGCCTAAAGTTGCCGAAGAG gaaaaaagacaagaaaaggaGCAAACAGCAACTCTGGTGGCTACGAAACTAGCTGAGGAGGCTTCTTATGCTAACATGGCTCAGGATTTAAGCAATGAA CTGCATGGAGTTGATATGCAATTGGAGAGAATCAGAGAAATGGTGGTTCGCAACAGCAG AAAGATATCCacggaagagaagaagaaacttGGGACAGCGCTCACTCAATTATCTCATCAAGATCTGATTAGGGCACTGGAAATAGTTGCTGAGCATAATCCGAGCTTCCAAGCAACAGCTCAAGAGGTGAACCTTGACATGGATACTCAG AGTGATGTGACGTTATGGAGATTAAAGGTTTTTGTGCAAGATGCACTAAAAGTTTCTGGCAGGAATTCTGGGGGCACGGGTATGGGGTGCAACAGCAATATTAACAATGATGATAACAAGGCCAAgatcaacatcaacaacaagAACAGGAATTCCACTGCTTCCAAAAGGAAAGGAGAGAGGTGTGATGCCGTGACCAAGGCATCTGCCAAGAGGACGAAGAAGATCTCACTTAATTCCCTTAATCCATAG
- the LOC133680222 gene encoding uncharacterized protein LOC133680222 — MSPKTAQIRLMSSHPEVYEPCDDSFALVDALLADRTNILDHCPRLCLEVGCGSGYVIASLALMLGQELPGVYYFATDINPHALRVTRETLDAHAVDAELMCMDIASGLEKRLAGMVDVMVVNPPYVPTPDYEVGLEGIASAWAGGENGRSVIDRILPAADRLLSDKGWLYMVTLTTNDPSQICLLMRKKGYASRIVVQRSTEEESLHIIKFWRDSDIQLDTKEILTTNKSVPARVKDSLISQFSQLSFCRGTNSNCL, encoded by the coding sequence ATGTCCCCAAAAACAGCACAAATCCGCCTTATGAGTTCGCATCCCGAGGTTTATGAACCGTGTGATGATTCCTTTGCGCTTGTCGATGCGCTTCTAGCTGATCGAACTAATATACTAGATCATTGTCCCAGATTATGTTTGGAAGTGGGTTGTGGTAGTGGTTATGTTATTGCTTCTCTAGCTCTTATGCTTGGACAGGAGCTTCCTGGGGTGTACTACTTTGCCACTGATATTAATCCTCATGCACTGAGAGTGACGCGTGAGACGCTGGATGCTCATGCTGTTGATGCCGAGTTAATGTGCATGGATATTGCATCTGGGCTTGAGAAGAGGTTGGCAGGAATGGTGGATGTGATGGTTGTGAACCCACCTTATGTTCCGACACCTGATTATGAGGTGGGTCTTGAAGGAATTGCGTCAGCTTGGGCTGGAGGGGAGAATGGTAGGAGTGTAATTGATAGGATATTGCCAGCAGCTGATAGACTTTTGTCGGATAAGGGATGGTTATACATGGTTACTCTTACAACAAATGATCCTTCACAGATATGTCTTCTGATGAGAAAGAAGGGGTATGCTTCTAGAATTGTTGTCCAGAGATCAACAGAAGAAGAGAGCCTTCACATCATCAAGTTTTGGCGTGATTCTGATATTCAATTGGATACAAAGGAGATCTTAACGACTAACAAATCGGTTCCTGCAAGGGTCAAGGACTCACTCATCTCACAGTTTTCTCAATTGTCATTCTGTAGAGGTACCAACAGCAATTGTTTATGA
- the LOC133680247 gene encoding leucine-rich repeat receptor-like serine/threonine-protein kinase BAM3, which produces MAASNTRLAVFSSLLLLFLINSCQSLSSHNTYLKRQASILVSLKQSLESYDPSLDSWNVPNYQLLCSWTGIQCDDMNRSVVALDISNSNISGTLSPAITELRSLVNLSIQGNSFSDEFPREIHKLIRLQFLNISNNLFSGELAWEFSQLKELQVLDVYNNNFNGTLPLGVTQLAKLKYLDFGGNYFQGTIPPSYGSMQQLNYLSLKGNDLRGLIPGELGNLTSLEQLYLGYYNEFDGGIPPEFGKLINLVHIDLANCSLSGPIPPELGGLSKLDTLFLQTNELTGPIPPELGNLSSIISLDLSNNALTGDIPLEFSGLRRLTLLNLFLNKLHGEIPYFIAELPELEVLKLWHNNFTGAIPAKLGENGRLTELDLSSNKLTGLVPKSICLGRKLQILIMRINFLFGPLPDDLGHCDTLWRVRLGQNYLTGSIPSGFLYLPELSLMEMQNNYLSGQVPQQISKTPSKLAQMNLADNRLSGPLPASIGNFSNLQILLLSGNRFTGEIPSQIGQLNNVFTLDMSRNNLSGNIPPEIGDCRTLTYLDLSQNQLSGPIPVQITQIHILNYLNISWNHLNQSLPKEIGSMKSLTSADFSHNNFSGSIPEFGQYSFFNSTSFSGNPQLCGSNLNPCNYSSTSPLQFHDQNSSTSQVPGKFKLLFALGLLGCSLVFAVLAIIKTRKIGRKSNSWKLTAFQKLEFGCENILECVKENNIIGRGGAGIVYRGLMPNGEPVAVKKLLGISRGSSHDNGLSAEVQTLGQIRHRNIVRLLAFCSNKETNLLVYEYMPNGSLGEVLHGKRGGFLKWDTRLKIAIEAAKGLCYLHHDCSPLIIHRDVKSNNILLSSDFEAHVADFGLAKFLQDTGASECMSAIAGSYGYIAPEYAYTLKVDEKSDVYSFGVVLLELITGRRPVGDFGEEGLDIVQWTKTQTKSSKEGVVKILDQGLTDIPLIEAMQVFFVAMLCVQEQSVERPTMREVVQMLAEAKQPNTYHKQ; this is translated from the exons ATGGCTGCTTCTAACACGAGGCTTGCCGTCTTCTCTTCTCTACTTCTTTTGTTTCTGATCAACTCCTGTCAATCACTTTCCTCGCATAATACCTACCTCAAAAGACAAGCTTCAATCCTGGTTTCTCTTAAACAATCTCTTGAGTCATATGATCCTTCACTTGATAGTTGGAATGTGCCAAACTACCAACTTCTTTGCTCTTGGACTGGCATCCAATGCGACGACATGAACAGGTCAGTGGTTGCTCTTGATATATCCAATTCAAACATCTCGGGCACTCTCTCACCCGCGATCACTGAGCTTCGAAGCCTTGTCAATCTTTCGATCCAAGGAAACAGCTTCTCTGATGAGTTCCCACGAGAAATTCACAAGCTTATAAGGCTTCAGTTCCTCAACATATCCAACAATCTGTTCAGTGGAGAGCTTGCTTGGGAGTTTTCTCAGTTGAAGGAACTTCAAGTGCTGGATGTTTATAACAACAATTTCAATGGCACGCTACCATTAGGTGTCACTCAACTCGCCAAGCTGAAGTACTTGGATTTTGGCGGGAATTACTTTCAGGGGACTATCCCTCCAAGCTATGGAAGTATGCAACAGCTGAATTATCTGTCACTTAAGGGAAATGATTTGCGTGGTTTAATACCTGGCGAGCTTGGTAATCTTACAAGTCTTGAGCAGCTCTACCTGGGGTATTACAATGAGTTTGATGGAGGAATCCCACCTGAGTTCGGTAAGCTGATCAATCTGGTTCATATAGACCTTGCAAACTGTAGCTTAAGTGGACCGATACCTCCAGAATTGGGCGGCCTCAGCAAGCTAGACACCCTCTTCTTGCAAACGAATGAGCTCACTGGTCCTATCCCTCCTGAACTGGGCAACCTGAGCAGCATCATATCTCTTGACCTCTCAAACAACGCCCTAACGGGAGATATTCCACTAGAGTTTTCCGGGCTTCGTCGCCTCACCTTACTGAACTTATTCCTTAACAAGTTGCATGGAGAGATCCCTTATTTCATTGCGGAGCTACCTGAGTTAGAAGTCCTGAAGCTTTGGCACAATAACTTCACAGGAGCCATTCCTGCAAAGCTGGGAGAAAATGGCAGATTAACTGAACTTGACCTGTCAAGCAATAAGCTTACCGGATTAGTCCCTAAATCTATCTGCTTGGGAAGGAAGCTGCAGATACTAATTATGCGCATCAACTTTCTGTTCGGTCCTCTGCCTGATGATCTTGGCCATTGTGACACTCTCTGGAGAGTTCGGTTGGGGCAGAACTATCTGACTGGATCAATCCCGAGTGGTTTCCTTTACTTGCCAGAACTGTCACTGATGGAGATGCAGAACAATTATCTGAGTGGACAGGTTCCACAACAAATAAGCAAGACGCCATCTAAACTTGCGCAGATGAATCTTGCAGATAATCGCTTATCTGGGCCACTTCCTGCATCCATCGGAAATTTCTCCAACTTGCAAATTCTTCTGCTCAGCGGAAACCGATTCACGGGGGAAATTCCATCTCAAATAGGTCAGTTGAACAATGTCTTTACATTGGATATGAGTAGGAACAACTTGTCTGGGAATATCCCCCCTGAAATTGGCGATTGTCGTACCTTAACTTACTTGGATTTGAGTCAGAACCAACTCTCAGGCCCGATTCCAGTTCAGATCACACAAATCCACATATTAAATTACCTTAATATATCCTGGAACCATTTGAACCAAAGTCTTCCTAAGGAAATTGGGTCCATGAAAAGTCTAACCTCGGCAGACTTTTCTCACAACAACTTCTCTGGTTCCATACCTGAATTTGGACAATATTCATTCTTCAACTCCACATCATTTTCCGGTAACCCTCAACTCTGTGGCTCCAACTTGAACCCTTGCAACTATTCATCTACGTCTCCATTACAATTCCACGACCAAAATAGCTCCACGTCTCAGGTCCCTGGAAAATTCAAGCTACTTTTTGCTCTTGGACTTCTAGGATGCTCTTTGGTATTTGCTGTTTTGGCAATCATCAAAACCCGAAAGATAGGAAGAAAATCGAATTCCTGGAAGCTCACAGCATTCCAGAAGCTGGAATTTGGATGCGAAAACATATTGGAATGcgtcaaggaaaacaacatcatAGGGAGAGGTGGAGCTGGCATAGTCTACAGAGGTTTAATGCCAAATGGAGAACCAGTAGCAGTCAAGAAGTTGTTGGGAATAAGCAGAGGATCGTCTCATGATAATGGCCTATCTGCAGAAGTACAAACATTAGGCCAAATTCGACACAGGAATATAGTGAGGTTGTTGGCATTTTGTTCGAATAAAGAGACTAATTTACTTGTATACGAGTACATGCCAAATGGAAGCCTAGGTGAAGTTCTGCATGGGAAGAGAGGTGGTTTTCTCAAGTGGGATACCAGGCTGAAAATTGCTATTGAAGCAGCGAAAGGCCTTTGTTACTTGCACCACGACTGTTCTCCTCTAATTATCCACCGGGACGTCAAGTCCAATAACATTCTACTCAGCTCAGATTTTGAGGCTCATGTAGCAGATTTTGGGCTTGCCAAGTTCTTGCAAGACACCGGAGCTTCAGAATGCATGTCTGCAATTGCTGGCTCTTATGGCTATATTGCTCCAG AATATGCATACACATTGAAGGTGGATGAGAAGAGTGATGTCTACAGCTTCGGAGTGGTACTGTTAGAGTTAATCACAGGCAGAAGGCCAGTTGGGGATTTCGGAGAAGAAGGGCTAGACATTGTTCAATGGACGAAGACACAGACTAAGTCAAGCAAAGAAGGGGTGGTAAAGATTCTGGATCAAGGGCTGACAGATATTCCATTAATTGAAGCAATGCAAGTCTTTTTTGTGGCGATGTTATGTGTTCAAGAACAAAGTGTGGAGAGGCCAACAATGAGAGAAGTTGTTCAAATGCTTGCAGAAGCTAAACAACCCAACACATATCACAAGCAGTGA